In Xiphias gladius isolate SHS-SW01 ecotype Sanya breed wild chromosome 6, ASM1685928v1, whole genome shotgun sequence, a single genomic region encodes these proteins:
- the LOC120791088 gene encoding uncharacterized protein LOC120791088 isoform X3 encodes MRSILLLLLLLLLLQIQTSAEFRLPDISLSSLDALLQTVTQKLRRKRRGGDEGPWRQVQSDHLLTAVSEQRLSEERIGKQTRPAYMYVCGAATETSVGGPSVNRQRSLLPILSAPKPTLFLTMTKKNHLTSPTLQ; translated from the exons ATGAGGagcatcctgctgctgctgctgctgctgctgctgcttcagatACAG ACATCTGCTGAGTTTCGTCTTCCTGACATCTCCTTGTCCAGTCTGGATGCCCTGCTGCAGACGGTCACACAGaaactgaggaggaagaggagaggcgGTGATGAGGGACCATGGAGACAAGTCCAGTCTGATCACCTACTCACGGCTGTTAGCGAACAACGTTTGAGCGAGGAGAGGATCGGGAAGCAGACCCGCCCGGCCTACATGTATGTTTG CGGAGCAGCAACAGAAACATCAGTGGGTGGACCCAGTGTAAACAGACAGAGGAGCCTCCTTCCGATTCTTTCTGCACCTAAACCCACACTCTTCCTCACTATGACGAAGAAAAATCACCTGACTTCACCCACACTGCAGTGA
- the LOC120791088 gene encoding uncharacterized protein LOC120791088 isoform X1, with product MGKEKKTVKLEKHEPDMRAIIVGEVKKSTPRMRIVKSKEKIKVTASDSRSTTDKATTTCETSGNIMRLCVNLMPVLASAKEPMDEEEEEEKEEDISCKNKEEPKTGSKNDRLVTKLVQQTLDASDSYTGLTLGRATETKQSPNPRFVLPTITQPKPAPECCDHQRTKRFLAPLSPISLLERTTTISPNFATKGFGDDAPVTGQVSDSRPWIDNPMFSKSTSAEFRLPDISLSSLDALLQTVTQKLRRKRRGGDEGPWRQVQSDHLLTAVSEQRLSEERIGKQTRPAYMYVCGAATETSVGGPSVNRQRSLLPILSAPKPTLFLTMTKKNHLTSPTLQ from the exons atggggaaagagaagaaaacagtaaaactagAAAAACATGAACCAGACATGCGTGCGATCATCGTAGGTGAAGTAAAGAAATCAACCCCCAGGATGAGAATTGTGAAGTCAAAGGAGAAGATTAAAGTTACCGCATCAGACAGCAGATCCACCACAGACAAGGCTACAACTACATGCGAGACATCAGGGAATATAATGAGGCTTTGTGTCAACTTGATGCCTGTTTTAGCTTCAGCCAAGGAGCCtatggatgaggaggaggaggaggagaaagaagaagatatcagctgtaaaaataaagaggaacCAAAGACCGGCAGCAAGAATGACCGATTAGTCACCAAATTAGTGCAGCAAACACTCGATGCAAGTGATTCTTACACGGGATTAACTTTGGGCAGGGCCACTGAAACCAAACAATCACCAAATCCTCGGTTTGTGCTGCCAACTATAACTCAACCTAAACCAGCTCCTGAGTGTTGTGACCATCAGCGGACCAAGAGGTTCCTCGCACCTTTGTCTCCCATCAGTTTATTGGAGAGAACAACAACCATCTCTCCAAACTTTGCAACTAAAGGCTTTGGAGACGATGCACCAGTTACAGGACAAGTGTCAGACAGCAGGCCCTGGATAGATAATCCCATGTTCTCTAAAAGT ACATCTGCTGAGTTTCGTCTTCCTGACATCTCCTTGTCCAGTCTGGATGCCCTGCTGCAGACGGTCACACAGaaactgaggaggaagaggagaggcgGTGATGAGGGACCATGGAGACAAGTCCAGTCTGATCACCTACTCACGGCTGTTAGCGAACAACGTTTGAGCGAGGAGAGGATCGGGAAGCAGACCCGCCCGGCCTACATGTATGTTTG CGGAGCAGCAACAGAAACATCAGTGGGTGGACCCAGTGTAAACAGACAGAGGAGCCTCCTTCCGATTCTTTCTGCACCTAAACCCACACTCTTCCTCACTATGACGAAGAAAAATCACCTGACTTCACCCACACTGCAGTGA
- the r3hdm4 gene encoding R3H domain-containing protein 4 yields MVVLTNNNEEQDYILIEERKCASLPSSPAKRVSPTKKKQFFINQAIRNSDLTPRAKGKKSLRRQENTRFLANLLERDECSKDDLEVCSNPAIPSIFTEACTNGNYVEPWNDFMNCSGEEQERLLSLLEQEEAKRKNTNRLLKDQRNVNPAFSAQEYFQRIDRRLRATLKRKQIPMGTLEVLEENLLSFFNAQPHSVYTTNLASSFERLLLHAICQYMDLVSASTDYNGSRQTEVVNKQEEFLPPTLLLSAYLEQMS; encoded by the exons ATGGTCGTTTTGACAAATAACAATGAAGAACAGGATTATAT CCTGATAGAGGAGCGTAAATGCGCCTCCCTGCCAAGTTCTCCGGCAAAGCGAGTGTCTCCCACCAAAAAGAAGCAGTTCTTTATCAACCAAGCCATCCGCAACTCTGACCTCACTCCCCGAGCCAAAGGCAAGAAGAGCCTCCGCCGACAGGAGAACA CACGCTTTCTTGCTAATCTTCTTGAGAGGGATGAGTGCTCCAAAGATGATCTGGAGGTTTGCAGTAACCCGGCCATCCCGTCCATCTTCACTGAAGCCTGCACCAATGGAAACTACGTAGAG CCATGGAATGACTTCATGAATTGCTCTGGTGAGGAGCAGGAGAGGCTGTTGTCTCtgctggagcaggaggaggccaagaggaaaaacaccaaCCGGCTCCTCAAAGACCAGAGAAATG TAAATCCTGCCTTCTCCGCTCAGGAGTATTTCCAGAGAATCGATCGCAGGCTGCGAGCCACTCTGAAACGAAAACAAATCCCCATG GGAACTCTGGAAGTACTTGAGGAAAATCTCCTGAGCTTCTTCAACGCTCAACCTCACTCAGTTTACACAACCAACCTCGCCAGCAG CTTTGAGAGACTGCTGCTTCATGCCATCTGCCAGTACATGGACCTCGTCTCTGCAA GCACCGACTACAATGGCTCACGTCAGACTGAAGTGGTGAACAAACAAGAAGAGTTTCTGCCTCCTACACTTCTGCTGTCTGCCTACCTGGAGCAGATGAGCTGA
- the LOC120791088 gene encoding uncharacterized protein LOC120791088 isoform X2: MGKEKKTVKLEKHEPDMRAIIVGEVKKSTPRMRIVKSKEKIKVTASDSRSTTDKATTTCETSGNIMRLCVNLMPVLASAKEPMDEEEEEEKEEDISCKNKEEPKTGSKNDRLVTKLVQQTLDASDSYTGLTLGRATETKQSPNPRFVLPTITQPKPAPECCDHQRTKRFLAPLSPISLLERTTTISPNFATKGFGDDAPVTGQVSDSRPWIDNPMFSKSTSAEFRLPDISLSSLDALLQTVTQKLRRKRRGGDEGPWRQVQSDHLLTAVSEQRLSEERIGKQTRPAYIGAATETSVGGPSVNRQRSLLPILSAPKPTLFLTMTKKNHLTSPTLQ, encoded by the exons atggggaaagagaagaaaacagtaaaactagAAAAACATGAACCAGACATGCGTGCGATCATCGTAGGTGAAGTAAAGAAATCAACCCCCAGGATGAGAATTGTGAAGTCAAAGGAGAAGATTAAAGTTACCGCATCAGACAGCAGATCCACCACAGACAAGGCTACAACTACATGCGAGACATCAGGGAATATAATGAGGCTTTGTGTCAACTTGATGCCTGTTTTAGCTTCAGCCAAGGAGCCtatggatgaggaggaggaggaggagaaagaagaagatatcagctgtaaaaataaagaggaacCAAAGACCGGCAGCAAGAATGACCGATTAGTCACCAAATTAGTGCAGCAAACACTCGATGCAAGTGATTCTTACACGGGATTAACTTTGGGCAGGGCCACTGAAACCAAACAATCACCAAATCCTCGGTTTGTGCTGCCAACTATAACTCAACCTAAACCAGCTCCTGAGTGTTGTGACCATCAGCGGACCAAGAGGTTCCTCGCACCTTTGTCTCCCATCAGTTTATTGGAGAGAACAACAACCATCTCTCCAAACTTTGCAACTAAAGGCTTTGGAGACGATGCACCAGTTACAGGACAAGTGTCAGACAGCAGGCCCTGGATAGATAATCCCATGTTCTCTAAAAGT ACATCTGCTGAGTTTCGTCTTCCTGACATCTCCTTGTCCAGTCTGGATGCCCTGCTGCAGACGGTCACACAGaaactgaggaggaagaggagaggcgGTGATGAGGGACCATGGAGACAAGTCCAGTCTGATCACCTACTCACGGCTGTTAGCGAACAACGTTTGAGCGAGGAGAGGATCGGGAAGCAGACCCGCCCGGCCTACAT CGGAGCAGCAACAGAAACATCAGTGGGTGGACCCAGTGTAAACAGACAGAGGAGCCTCCTTCCGATTCTTTCTGCACCTAAACCCACACTCTTCCTCACTATGACGAAGAAAAATCACCTGACTTCACCCACACTGCAGTGA